In Lotus japonicus ecotype B-129 chromosome 5, LjGifu_v1.2, one genomic interval encodes:
- the LOC130719878 gene encoding protein FAR1-RELATED SEQUENCE 5-like, translating to MNESNTQESTLIQGLEELSFFAEVECLDYGNGSMQGKDDELKYFVEDDELKYFGEEDELKDESGAGYTVDEQWCDSNDETTKGNDATDSIPIDCVGDICSIDLKTFLPQQISVYDFVNLDVAYLFYVHYGRANGFCVRKYNVIKSLKTGDILQQDFVCNRNGRREVRGLSVEQRKREPKRETRCGCKAKFRVHVDIISGRWYCTCFTDNHNHELFDDVECGMQAPHRKMNLSDIAQMNSYRDAGIGVPHIFRAIANQCGGVDKMSYSKRSMYNQISRQRRMLKNDSVTAMQFLAQLDSKDDNFYCEHIVDQDNRLQHLFWSDGIGRLSYQVYGDVLAFDATYGKNKYLLPIVVFSGVNNHNRTTIFAIAVVTNETEETYVWLLEQFLAAMNGKQPVAVITDGHPSMRNAIRKVFPNAYHRLCAWHLLQNANRNIGNPLFTQGFKNCMFGDYDVGKFKRKWDELVLKLGLVDNSWVQDTYEKRKMWASAHLRVKFFGGFRTTSRCEGFHSELGKYVHSRQNLTYFLQQLTTCVKHMRYRELDDDCRSIHGVPVPQTKLKSLEMSAAKYFTENVFRLFRPVLHHAPLLKIVECKDALTCSIYTVAKPSFGAKEWHVSFYPDSKDLKCSCMKMESRGLPCEHIVAVLAHLKMEDFPESIILKRWTKGARDGLYSGKDFLNDGWNSLKSSRCGALMDLYRVLADLNSDNMADFNDARGKANELIQQSKAKKSCQREGGVSLSQSDLLNLKDPLHLSRKGRGGKNKSCSGLKAERTINCSICKEAGHNKQTCLNRPHGGEEINFFTSDLDVNEVEIGLPVSDVAYEMNATTLS from the exons ATGAATGAGTCAAATACTCAGGAAAGCACTTTGATTCAG GGATTGGAAGAGTTGTCCTTTTTTGCTGAAGTTGAATGTTTAGATTATGGGAATGGTTCTATGCAAGGTAAAGATGATGAGTTGAAGTattttgttgaagatgatgagttGAAATATTTCGGTGAAGAAGATGAGTTGAAAGATGAAAGTGGTGCGGGGTATACTGTTGATGAGCAATGGTGTGATAGCAACGATGAAACCACGAAGGGTAACGATGCCACTGATAGCATTCCAATAGATTGTGTAGGAGATATTTGTAGCATTGATTTGAAGACATTTTTGCCACAACAAATATCTGTGTACGATTTTGTGAATCTAGATGTTGCATACTTGTTCTACGTCCATTATGGCAGGGCCAATGGATTTTGTGTCCGAAAATACAATGTTATTAAAAGTCTGAAAACCGGGGACATATTGCAGCAAGACTTTGTTTGTAACAGGAATGGTAGACGTGAAGTTAGGGGGTTGTCAGTGGAGCAAAGGAAACGAGAGCCTAAGCGAGAAACTAGATGTGGTTGTAAGGCTAAGTTCAGGGTTCATGTTGACATTATAAGTGGTCGATGGTATTGTACTTGCTTTACAGATAATCACAATCATGAGCTATTTGATGATGTTGAGTGCGGAATGCAGGCACCTCATAGGAAGATGAATTTGAGTGATATAGCTCAGATGAATAGCTACAGAGATGCTGGGATTGGGGTTCCTCATATTTTCCGTGCTATTGCGAATCAGTGTGGAGGAGTGGATAAAATGTCGTACAGTAAAAGGAGCATGTATAACCAGATTAGTCGGCAAAGGCGGATGCTTAAAAATGATAGTGTGACTGCAATGCAATTCTTGGCTCAATTGGATTCCAAGGATGACAACTTTTATTGTGAGCACATTGTGGATCAGGATAATAGACTGCAACATCTGTTTTGGAGTGATGGCATTGGTCGGTTGAGCTACCAGGTATATGGTGATGTGTTGGCATTTGATGCCACATATGGGAAAAATAAGTACTTGCTGCCAATAGTTGTGTTCTCAGGGGTAAACAATCATAATAGAACAACCATTTTTGCTATTGCGGTAGTTACAAATGAAACTGAGGAAACTTATGTGTGGTTGTTGGAACAATTTTTGGCAGCAATGAATGGTAAACAACCTGTTGCTGTTATTACAGATGGTCACCCATCAATGAGGAATGCAATTAGGAAGGTGTTTCCGAATGCTTACCATCGTCTTTGTGCATGGCATCTACTTCAAAATGCGAACAGAAATATTGGGAACCCTTTGTTCACTCAAGGGTTTAAGAATTGCATGTTTGGTGACTATGATGTGGGAAAATTCAAGAGAAAGTGGGATGAATTGGTTTTAAAGCTTGGTTTGGTAGACAACTCTTGGGTACAAGATACATATGAGAAGAGAAAAATGTGGGCATCGGCTCATTTGCGGGTTAAATTTTTTGGTGGATTTAGGACCACATCTAGATGTGAGGGTTTTCACTCTGAGTTAGGCAAATATGTTCATTCCCGGCAAAACTTGACATACTTCTTACAACAGTTGACTACATGCGTGAAGCATATGCGATATAGAGAGCTGGATGACGATTGTCGTTCTATACATGGAGTGCCTGTACCCCAAACCAAATTAAAATCATTGGAAATGTCAGCTGCAAAGTACTTTACTGAAAATGTGTTTCGTCTATTTCGTCCTGTTTTGCATCATGCTCCGTTGCTGAAAATTGTAGAATGCAAGGATGCTTTGACGTGCTCAATTTATACTGTGGCTAAGCCAAGTTTTGGGGCCAAAGAGTGGCATGTTTCTTTTTATCCGGATAGCAAAGACCTGAAATGTTCTTGTATGAAGATGGAGTCACGGGGCTTACCATGTGAGCACATAGTTGCTGTGTTAGCGCATTTAAAAATGGAAGACTTTCCTGAAagcattattttgaaaagatggACCAAAGGTGCAAGAGATGGGCTTTATAGTGGTAAGGATTTTCTCAACGATGGATGGAATTCTCTAAAGAGCAGTAGATGTGGAGCATTGATGGATCTATATAGGGTTCTGGCTGATTTAAATTCTGATAATATGGCTGATTTCAATGATGCAAGAGGAAAGGCCAATGAGCTAATTCAGCAAAGTAAGGCGAAGAAGTCATGTCAACGGGAAGGTGGAGTTTCATTGAGCCAAAGTGATCTTTTAAATTTAAAGGATCCCTTGCATTTAAGTAGGAAAGGTCGTGGTGGAAAAAACAAATCATGTTCAGGATTGAAGGCGGAACGTACCATCAATTGTTCGATATGCAAGGAAGCTGGCCATAACAAGCAAACCTGTCTTAATCGTCCTCACGGTGGTGAAGAAATTAACTTCTTTACTTCAGACCTTGATGTTAACGAg GTTGAAATTGGCCTTCCAGTAAGTGATGTAGCATATGAAATGAATGCCACAACATTGTCATGA
- the LOC130719879 gene encoding uncharacterized protein LOC130719879 — translation MASSNLPGVNLPILTDKNWDRWNSQMKVLFGFQDVLDVIENGFQPLTQDMIEEQKTLHNEMKKKDCKAMFLIHQCVDDTHFEKIANASSAKEMWDIIQKVHSGSDKVKKVKLQTLRRQYEGLQMEENEKVGEYFTKILTTVNLMKGCGEKITDVMVIEKIMRSLAPKFDYIVVAIEESKDVDNMKIEELQSSLEAHEMRLADRNSVKVAEQALKVGLDNHDGKKKKWTGKGKSDNKSKWSQGNSDKPESSKRRGESAKNGGNQRKTDKKNVECYKCHKMGHYSYECRAGKPKQQKNADKEAYATREDSDEDPIMLMVTTMNSTVNAETDEIWYLDSGCSNHMTSHNEWLVDLDKTRTGRVKFADNRTLQIKGKGDVVIPRRNGKTAVIKDVFYVPELKCNLMSIGQLVEKGYNFDTKNRKLHLYDPEERLVLNANLTKNKTFQVNMKAAEIKCFAAQEPEE, via the coding sequence ATGGCAAGTAGCAATCTGCCCGGAGTAAATCTTCCAATTCTAACTGATAAGAATTGGGATCGATGGAATTCTCAGATGAAAGTTCTATTTGGGTTTCAAGATGTTCTTGATGTTATAGAGAATGGGTTTCAACCACTGACCCAAGACATGATTGAAGAACAGAAGACTCTTCATAacgagatgaagaagaaggattgtAAGGCGATGTTTCTCATTCATCAATGCGTTGATGATACGCATTTTGAGAAAATAGCAAATGCATCTTCAGCAAAGGAGATGTGGGACATTATACAGAAAGTTCATAGTGGCAGTGACAAGGTAAAGAAGGTAAAGTTGCAAACTCTTCGAAGACAGTATGAAGGTCTTCAGATGGAGGAGAATGAAAAGGTTGGTGAATACTTCACCAAGATCCTAACCACTGTCAATTTAATGAAGGGCTGTGGAGAAAAGATCACTGATGTGATGGTGATAGAGAAAATCATGAGGTCCTTGGCTCCTAAATTTGACTACATCGTAGTGGCAATTGAGGAATCTAAAGATGTGGACAACATGAAGATAGAAGAGTTGCAGAGTTCATTGGAAGCACATGAGATGCGCCTTGCTGATCGTAATTCTGTGAAAGTTGCAGAACAAGCTTTGAAGGTTGGTCTGGACAATCATGATGGCAAAAAGAAGAAGTGGACAGGCAAAGGAAAGTCCGACAACAAGTCAAAGTGGTCTCAAGGTAATTCTGACAAGCCAGAATCGTCCAAAAGGAGAGGTGAATCTGCAAAGAATGGTGGCAATCAGAGGAAGACTGATAAGAAGAATGTTGAATGCTACAAGTGTCACAAGATGGGACACTACTCCTATGAGTGTCGCGCTGGTAAACCAAAACAGCAGAAGAATGCAGACAAGGAAGCTTATGCAACAAgggaagattctgatgaagatccTATAATGCTAATGGTCACAACAATGAATTCAACAGTGAATGCTGAAACTGATGAGATATGGTACCTAGACTCAGGCTGTTCCAATCACATGACCAGCCACAATGAATGGTTGGTAGATCTGGACAAGACGAGGACTGGCAGAGTAAAATTTGCTGATAACAGGACACTTCAGATAAAAgggaaaggagatgtagtcattCCAAGGAGGAATGGTAAGACTGCGGTTATCAAAGATGTTTTCTATGTTCCAGAGTTAAAGTGCAATTTGATGAGTATTGGTCAGCTAGTGGAGAAAGGGTACAACTTTGACACGAAGAATAGGAAGCTTCATCTGTATGATCCTGAGGAAAGGCTAGTTCTGAATGCTAATCTCACAAAGAACAAAACCTTTCAGGTCAATATGAAAGCTGCTGAAATTAAATGTTTTGCTGCACAAGAACCTGAAGAATAA